The Molothrus ater isolate BHLD 08-10-18 breed brown headed cowbird chromosome 9, BPBGC_Mater_1.1, whole genome shotgun sequence genome includes a region encoding these proteins:
- the CRYZ gene encoding quinone oxidoreductase produces the protein MAATRSVMRAVRVFEFGGPEVLKLQSDVLVPVPKENQVLIKVHACGVNPVETYIRSGTYARKPALPYTPGSDVAGVIESVGEHVTAFKKGDRVFTLETLSGGYAEYAVAAASRVFPLPDKLDFRQGAAIGVPYFTAYRALFQKGCAKAGESVLVHGASGGVGLAACQIARACGLKVLGTAGTEEGMNVILRNGAHQAFNHRDPNYTERIKACTGPEGVDIIIEMLSNVNLDADLQLLSRAGRVMVVGCRGRIEINPRDTMSKESSIIGVSLFLATEEERRECATAVLDGIEAGWLKPVVGLEYPLEKVAKAHEDIICSSGARGKMVLLL, from the exons ATGGCAGCCACCAGGAGTGTGATGAGAGCGGTCCGAGTGTTTGAATTTGGTGGCCCTGAAGTGCTTAAACTCCAGTCAGATGTGTTAGTTCCTGTTCCAAAAGAAAACCAG GTATTAATTAAAGTCCATGCCTGTGGGGTAAATCCTGTTGAGACATATATTCGTTCTGGGACTTATGCTAGGAAACCAGCTTTGCCCTACACTCCTGGCTCGGATGTGGCTGGGGTGATTGAAAGTGTTGGGGAACACGTGACTGCATTCAAG AAAGGTGACAGAGTTTTCACCCTTGAAACACTTTCTGGAGGATATGCAGAGTATGCAgttgctgcagccagcagagtcTTTCCTTTGCCAGACAAACTGGACTTCAGGCAGGGAGCAGCGATCGGAGTGCCCTACTTCACTGCCTACCGGGCCCTTTTCCAAAA AGGCtgtgccaaagcaggggaaagcGTGCTGGTTCATGGTGCTAGTGGGGGG gTGGGACTAGCAGCATGTCAGATTGCCAGAGCTTGTGGTTTGAAGGttttgggcacagcaggaactgAGGAGGGCATGAATGTGATCCTGAGAAACGGTGCTCACCAAGCCTTTAATCACAGAGACCCGAATTATACAGAGAGAATTAAG GCGTGCACAGGGCCGGAAGGAGTGGATATCATCATAGAAATGCTCTCTAATGTCAACCTGGATGCTGACTTGCAGCTGCTGTCCCGTGCAGGGAGGGTGATG GttgtgggctgcaggggacGCATCGAGATAAACCCAAGAGACACAATGAGCAAGGAGTCCAGCATAATTGGAGTTAGTCTGTTTCTTGCAACTGAG GAGGAAAGGCGTGAATGTGCCACAGCAGTCCTTGATGGCATAGAAGCTGGCTGGCTGAAACCAGTTGTGGGCTTGGAATATCCCCTGGAGAAAGTAGCCAAGGCTCATGAAGACATTATTTGTAGCAGTGGTGCCCGAGGGAAGATGGTGCTCCTTCTCTAA